The following proteins are encoded in a genomic region of Paenibacillus sp. FSL R7-0273:
- a CDS encoding assimilatory sulfite reductase (NADPH) flavoprotein subunit, whose product MQLQVTNSPFNESQVQLLNQLLPTLTESQQIWLGGYLSAMSLRGAGAAAAAGEQPALVQAAPSAVPAAAPPVSREVTVLFGSQTGNCQRLATSLSRKLEEQGFQVSVSAMNAFKPNTLKKVENLLILVSTHGEGEPPDNARAFHEFLYSKRAPQLEALRYSVLGLGDTSYEFFCQTGKDFDQRLEELGGTRLSPRIDCDLDYDEPVADWFAKVLEALNGPQNAPQLADAAVQAAEKADEPQSPYSRNLPFQAEVLENLNLNGRGSDRETRHLELSLAGSGLTFEPGDSLGVYPENHPQLVADIIAAAGWNADETVPLNKKGDEGTLREALLRHYEITVLTKPLLEQAAKLSAAPGLQALLAPEAQQELKSYIQGRDLLDLINDFGPWNAAASSFVTILRKLPARLYSISSSYNANPEEVHFTVRAVRYETHGRERYGVCSVHCAERVQPGDTLPVYIQSNPNFKLPVNPDVPVIMIGPGTGVAPFRSFLEERGEQGAGGKTWLFYGDRHFVTDFLYQTDWQRMLKEGVLNKLDVAFSRDTEEKVYVQHRILEHSKELYAWLQEGAHVYVCGDEKHMAHDVHTALVTVIQEEAGLSPEAAAAYLENLQQEQRYQRDVY is encoded by the coding sequence GTGCAACTACAAGTTACGAACAGCCCGTTTAACGAAAGCCAGGTCCAGCTGCTGAACCAGCTGCTGCCGACATTGACGGAGTCACAGCAAATCTGGCTGGGCGGATATTTATCCGCTATGTCCCTGCGGGGAGCCGGGGCCGCAGCGGCAGCCGGTGAACAGCCGGCATTGGTGCAGGCAGCCCCAAGCGCAGTACCGGCTGCCGCTCCTCCCGTATCCCGTGAGGTGACCGTACTGTTCGGCTCGCAGACCGGCAACTGCCAGCGGCTGGCAACCAGCCTGTCCCGCAAGCTTGAAGAGCAGGGCTTTCAGGTAAGCGTGTCGGCAATGAATGCCTTTAAGCCGAATACGCTTAAGAAGGTCGAGAACCTGCTGATTCTGGTCAGTACCCATGGGGAAGGGGAACCGCCGGACAATGCCCGGGCCTTCCATGAATTTCTCTACAGCAAAAGAGCTCCGCAGCTTGAAGCGCTTCGTTATTCAGTGCTCGGGCTGGGGGATACCTCCTATGAATTCTTCTGCCAGACCGGTAAAGATTTTGACCAGCGCCTTGAAGAGCTGGGCGGCACCCGCCTGAGTCCGCGCATTGATTGTGATCTTGATTACGACGAGCCTGTAGCAGACTGGTTCGCTAAGGTGCTAGAAGCGCTGAACGGACCGCAGAATGCGCCGCAGCTTGCTGACGCGGCAGTTCAGGCTGCAGAGAAGGCAGATGAGCCGCAGTCTCCATATTCACGTAATCTTCCCTTCCAGGCTGAAGTACTGGAGAATCTGAACCTGAACGGCCGCGGCTCAGACCGGGAGACCCGCCACCTGGAGCTGTCGCTTGCCGGCTCCGGCCTGACCTTTGAGCCGGGGGATTCTCTGGGGGTCTATCCGGAGAACCACCCGCAGCTGGTAGCGGATATTATCGCTGCAGCGGGCTGGAATGCCGATGAAACGGTGCCCTTGAATAAGAAGGGCGATGAAGGCACATTGCGCGAAGCGCTGCTGCGCCATTATGAGATTACTGTCCTGACCAAACCGCTGCTTGAACAGGCGGCGAAGCTGTCTGCAGCACCCGGCCTGCAGGCGCTGCTTGCTCCGGAGGCACAGCAGGAGCTGAAATCCTATATTCAGGGCCGCGATCTGCTGGATCTGATTAATGATTTCGGGCCTTGGAATGCAGCGGCCAGCAGCTTTGTAACGATTCTTCGCAAGCTGCCGGCCAGACTCTATTCCATCTCCAGCAGCTACAACGCCAATCCGGAAGAGGTTCACTTTACAGTCCGGGCTGTGCGCTATGAAACGCACGGGCGTGAGCGCTACGGCGTATGCTCGGTGCATTGTGCCGAACGTGTGCAGCCGGGCGACACCTTGCCGGTCTATATCCAGAGTAATCCGAACTTTAAGCTTCCGGTTAACCCGGATGTACCGGTCATTATGATCGGTCCGGGTACGGGTGTTGCCCCGTTCCGCTCCTTCCTTGAGGAACGCGGTGAGCAGGGTGCAGGCGGAAAGACATGGCTGTTCTACGGGGACCGTCATTTCGTAACCGACTTCCTCTACCAGACAGACTGGCAGCGGATGCTTAAGGAAGGCGTGCTGAACAAGCTGGACGTAGCCTTCTCCCGGGATACGGAGGAGAAGGTGTATGTGCAGCACCGCATTCTTGAGCACAGCAAGGAGCTGTACGCCTGGCTGCAGGAAGGTGCCCACGTCTATGTATGCGGCGACGAGAAGCATATGGCGCATGATGTTCATACAGCACTCGTAACCGTTATTCAAGAGGAGGCCGGCCTCAGCCCTGAGGCTGCAGCGGCTTATCTGGAGAATCTGCAGCAGGAACAGCGTTATCAGCGCGATGTATATTAA
- a CDS encoding MDR family MFS transporter codes for MELAEKGKIPFWPVMTAIFFGNFLSVLSTTTINIAVPILMDQFGSGLHTMQWMVTGFMLATGVTAPLAGYLGGRFSYKRLYTFALSGFTLFSLLCAVSWNPGMLIVFRMLQGSCSGLIMACTMTIIFQVIPQERRPFAVSLWSLSAMVAPAVGPTFSGWLLQFASWHWLFLINLPVGIAAVILTQQLIPYYRMNVPKSFDVPGLLTVVLGSLSLLGAFSQGGSWGWTSWKTLSMIALGIILLVLFVLRELKTEVPLLNLRVLKNRRFTVMLSIYSIVTVAMYAGTYLTPLFLQTVEGATTLKTGLILLPSSVLLALLSPVVGKLYPRLGPVKLISAGIVCIFAGLFLMSRLHAGIDHSFILWAMVVRNLGIGLANVPSSTASMEEIPAEWSGHATSINNWVRNVLSSLAIAVFTSLLSSREAAHARELSGAGGLTLAGADLHQQSFTMGINDVFLVAALLVLSGLPLMLLVRRKRAEAGFERLSEVPGTLKKGSTAKL; via the coding sequence TTGGAATTAGCAGAAAAAGGGAAGATTCCTTTCTGGCCGGTAATGACCGCTATTTTCTTCGGGAATTTTCTCTCTGTACTAAGTACTACAACCATTAATATAGCTGTGCCGATTCTGATGGATCAATTCGGCTCCGGACTGCACACGATGCAGTGGATGGTAACCGGCTTTATGCTGGCAACAGGTGTTACAGCGCCGCTGGCCGGTTACCTGGGCGGCCGATTCAGTTATAAACGGCTGTACACATTCGCGTTATCGGGTTTTACTTTATTTTCACTGCTCTGTGCTGTCTCCTGGAATCCCGGAATGCTCATTGTATTCCGTATGCTGCAGGGCTCCTGCAGCGGGCTGATTATGGCATGTACGATGACCATCATCTTCCAGGTTATCCCGCAGGAGCGGCGTCCCTTTGCTGTAAGCCTATGGTCGCTGTCGGCTATGGTTGCTCCGGCTGTCGGTCCCACCTTCAGCGGCTGGCTGCTACAGTTCGCCAGCTGGCATTGGCTGTTCCTGATCAACCTGCCTGTCGGAATTGCGGCTGTTATTCTGACGCAGCAGCTGATACCGTACTACCGGATGAATGTTCCAAAGTCCTTTGATGTTCCGGGACTGCTGACGGTAGTTCTCGGCAGCCTGTCCCTGCTGGGAGCATTCAGCCAGGGCGGCAGCTGGGGATGGACCTCCTGGAAGACGCTGTCCATGATTGCACTGGGGATTATACTGCTTGTTCTGTTTGTTCTGCGGGAGCTGAAGACAGAGGTGCCGCTGCTTAATCTGCGTGTACTGAAGAACCGGCGTTTTACGGTGATGCTCAGCATTTATAGCATCGTTACAGTGGCAATGTATGCCGGAACCTATCTGACACCGCTGTTCCTGCAGACGGTGGAAGGGGCAACCACGCTCAAGACGGGTCTGATTCTGCTTCCGTCCTCTGTGCTGCTTGCTCTGCTCAGTCCGGTAGTCGGCAAGCTGTATCCGCGTCTCGGCCCGGTGAAGCTGATATCTGCCGGGATCGTCTGCATCTTTGCCGGCCTGTTTCTGATGAGCAGGCTGCATGCAGGCATCGATCATAGCTTCATTTTATGGGCAATGGTAGTGCGGAATCTGGGGATCGGGCTGGCAAATGTACCAAGCAGCACCGCCTCCATGGAGGAGATTCCGGCGGAATGGTCGGGGCATGCAACCTCAATTAATAACTGGGTGCGCAACGTGCTCAGCTCGCTGGCAATTGCCGTGTTCACCTCGCTGCTCTCCAGCAGGGAGGCCGCACATGCCCGTGAGCTAAGCGGAGCCGGAGGGCTGACGCTGGCAGGTGCTGATCTGCATCAGCAGTCCTTCACAATGGGGATAAATGATGTATTCCTGGTTGCGGCGCTGCTGGTGCTGTCAGGGCTCCCTCTTATGCTGCTGGTCCGCCGTAAACGGGCAGAGGCTGGGTTTGAACGCCTGTCTGAAGTGCCGGGGACGCTCAAAAAGGGCTCAACTGCAAAATTGTAA
- a CDS encoding PadR family transcriptional regulator encodes MNTLSYGLLALLTANPLTGYELTQGIKPLWRAGHSQIYPLLQTMETKGYIRHERIEQSDKPDKKIYTITEAGISVLQEWVRLPAEPAVLRDELHFKLYSLWLTEPEEAKALLQKRAEFNRSELDRYNLLIKANEALRDERGETRELKATTFGRYLLLQKRVMAMKASIEFCEWAIGELEHGGLPPAD; translated from the coding sequence ATGAATACACTGTCTTACGGGCTGCTCGCGCTGCTGACAGCGAATCCGCTGACCGGCTATGAACTGACGCAGGGCATCAAACCGTTGTGGAGGGCCGGGCACAGCCAGATTTATCCCCTGCTGCAGACTATGGAGACCAAAGGCTATATCCGTCACGAGCGGATTGAGCAGTCCGACAAGCCGGACAAAAAAATATATACCATTACAGAAGCCGGCATCTCGGTGCTTCAGGAATGGGTAAGGCTCCCTGCTGAGCCGGCTGTCCTGCGTGACGAGCTGCATTTCAAGCTATATAGCCTGTGGCTTACCGAGCCGGAGGAAGCCAAGGCATTACTGCAAAAGCGCGCCGAATTCAACCGGAGCGAGCTGGACCGGTACAATCTGCTGATCAAGGCCAATGAAGCGCTTCGCGATGAGCGCGGCGAGACACGGGAGCTGAAAGCGACGACCTTCGGACGGTATCTGCTGCTTCAGAAACGGGTGATGGCAATGAAGGCCTCCATTGAGTTCTGTGAATGGGCCATCGGGGAGCTGGAGCACGGCGGTCTGCCGCCTGCAGATTGA
- the lspA gene encoding signal peptidase II, whose translation MLFYVIAAVVFAADQAAKWIVRANMELGEIIPFWEGHVTFSYYENSGAAFSSFQGYGKYFAIVAVLFIAAVFYYRRKGELQGPLLEAASGFLVGGAAGNGIDRVLYHQVTDFLMFGEGGGIMNLADLAINAGMLLFLLHLILEQVKSSRHKRRQMKEN comes from the coding sequence GTGCTCTTTTATGTAATTGCAGCAGTGGTGTTTGCGGCAGACCAGGCTGCCAAATGGATTGTGAGGGCGAACATGGAGCTGGGAGAGATTATTCCGTTCTGGGAGGGGCATGTGACCTTTTCCTATTATGAAAATAGCGGTGCTGCCTTCAGCTCGTTTCAGGGATACGGGAAATATTTCGCTATTGTAGCGGTACTGTTTATTGCGGCAGTGTTCTATTACCGGCGGAAGGGAGAATTGCAGGGACCGCTGCTGGAGGCGGCCAGCGGTTTTCTGGTAGGCGGGGCTGCCGGAAACGGGATTGACAGGGTGCTGTATCATCAGGTGACAGATTTCCTTATGTTCGGGGAAGGCGGAGGCATTATGAATCTGGCCGATCTGGCGATTAATGCAGGAATGCTGCTGTTCCTGCTGCATCTGATTCTGGAGCAAGTAAAGAGCAGCCGGCACAAGCGGCGGCAAATGAAGGAGAACTGA
- a CDS encoding DUF421 domain-containing protein, translating into MDYGLILVKLIAGFIGLWAMTRLLGKKEITALTPFDFISAVILGDLVGDTIYEKEHTVLMLIFTLTVWTLLSVTFEKITLHFPRLRKPLEGEPEILIRDGKLDLARLRKNNLDLEQLQMMLRAKDTFSVSEVAYAIYETNGSLSILKKAQYEPATREDLLVPVPDSVLPVSIIEDGIVQRETLSKLGHDEEWLSKELRKLGYAGPQSVAYAEITEEGELAVISSVSY; encoded by the coding sequence ATGGATTATGGACTCATACTCGTTAAACTGATCGCAGGCTTTATCGGACTCTGGGCAATGACGCGGCTGCTCGGCAAAAAGGAGATTACCGCCCTGACACCGTTTGACTTCATATCGGCGGTTATTCTGGGCGATCTTGTCGGGGATACGATTTATGAAAAAGAGCACACTGTGCTGATGCTGATTTTCACACTGACCGTGTGGACCCTGTTATCCGTCACCTTTGAAAAAATCACGCTCCACTTTCCCCGGCTCCGCAAGCCGCTGGAGGGGGAACCGGAAATTCTGATCCGTGACGGCAAGCTTGATCTCGCCAGGCTGCGCAAAAACAATCTTGACCTAGAGCAGCTGCAAATGATGCTGCGGGCCAAGGATACCTTTTCGGTCAGCGAGGTCGCGTACGCCATCTATGAGACAAACGGCTCGCTGAGCATTCTCAAAAAAGCGCAGTATGAGCCGGCAACCCGCGAGGACCTGCTCGTGCCTGTCCCCGACTCCGTCCTGCCGGTAAGCATCATCGAGGACGGAATTGTGCAGCGTGAGACCCTCAGCAAGCTGGGGCATGATGAAGAGTGGCTGTCCAAAGAGCTCCGCAAGCTAGGCTATGCCGGACCGCAGTCGGTGGCTTACGCGGAAATTACAGAAGAGGGGGAGCTGGCAGTCATCTCTTCTGTATCATACTGA
- a CDS encoding aldo/keto reductase: MKYSYLGKSGLKVSQLCLGTMNFGPETEEKDAFRIMDAALDAGINFFDTANVYGGQERRGWTEEIIGRWFKQGGGRREKVVLATKVYGDMFDELDGPNSGAGLSAYKIRRHLDGSLKRLQTDHIELYQMHHVDRNVSWDELWGAFENAIAQGKMDYIGSSNFAGWHIAAAQAQAKARNFLGLVSEQHLYNLLERTPELEVLPASQELGLGVIPWSPLAGGLLGRNALAKSGVRSARSAKLEQNRSKLEQFSALCKELGEHEDQVALAWVLANPAVTAPIIGPRTIQQFEDSLRVTEIELDGETLKKLDEIFPGPGKPAPEAYAW, encoded by the coding sequence GTGAAGTACAGTTATTTGGGTAAATCAGGCCTTAAGGTCAGCCAGCTCTGTCTCGGAACGATGAATTTTGGCCCGGAGACCGAAGAGAAGGATGCTTTCCGGATTATGGATGCCGCACTGGATGCGGGAATTAACTTTTTTGATACGGCCAATGTCTATGGCGGCCAGGAACGCCGGGGCTGGACGGAGGAAATTATCGGCCGCTGGTTTAAGCAGGGCGGCGGGCGGCGCGAGAAGGTCGTGCTGGCTACTAAAGTATACGGCGATATGTTCGATGAGCTTGACGGTCCCAATTCCGGCGCGGGCTTGTCTGCCTATAAGATCAGACGGCATCTGGACGGTTCCCTGAAGCGCCTGCAGACCGACCATATTGAGCTTTACCAGATGCACCATGTGGACCGTAACGTATCCTGGGATGAGCTGTGGGGCGCCTTTGAGAATGCGATTGCCCAGGGCAAAATGGATTACATCGGCAGCAGCAACTTTGCCGGCTGGCATATTGCTGCTGCCCAGGCCCAGGCAAAGGCGCGCAATTTCCTTGGCCTCGTCTCCGAGCAGCACCTGTACAATCTGCTGGAGCGGACGCCTGAGCTGGAGGTGCTGCCGGCCTCGCAGGAGCTGGGACTCGGCGTTATTCCATGGAGTCCGCTGGCCGGCGGGCTGCTGGGCCGTAACGCACTGGCTAAGAGCGGCGTCCGCAGCGCCCGGTCGGCCAAGCTCGAGCAGAACCGCAGCAAGCTCGAGCAGTTCTCTGCGCTCTGCAAAGAGCTGGGTGAGCATGAGGACCAGGTTGCCTTGGCCTGGGTGCTGGCGAATCCGGCGGTTACAGCGCCGATTATCGGGCCGAGAACCATCCAGCAGTTTGAGGATTCACTGCGCGTAACCGAAATCGAGCTGGACGGGGAGACGCTGAAGAAGCTGGATGAAATCTTCCCGGGTCCGGGTAAGCCGGCTCCTGAGGCCTACGCCTGGTGA
- a CDS encoding ATP-binding protein gives MIRSSLGKMSIKNKYFRIIAGLITLVLLSGTGLLIYINAEQTSLNRDQDVLQHKAGTINEMAVTLNEVFFRARGYSLLKNDNELQLTYDALDKLKGVISEYSALKLSPEEASFKADLETFVDQYQNATLPKAISFVKQNDYTSLRALASDGNTEAVNDFLTYTKAYKLRSDRQLSDIVDHSLKRANEFTLLAFGLSTLLLLLFTLMIWRILKILIDPIVKLEAASNSLAAGEAVLLGKLHKQDEIGRLYEAFLNMAHSIQDKEEELMMQNEELHAQQDELQDQQFKLERSLSEIESMMKALDQSSAVAILTPKGIFKHANENMSEYTGYKNAELIGFTFRLLDLKNMDAARMQQITGRLSTGGVWSDEVQVGMKNGTPVWLHMTIMPYLNDEGQVYQYILIANNITSMKNVQQELAETLKKTEQTKTMLERSNQLNHDITYTLDKQEFAEKFIEFMNRQYAFDSSVFFLVKDQITVVKGVPQANVDRYLGSESGNMLYRMQSEKSYITKRPATEREQGIAPEPVHSFDYYSTVVNADNEVIAVFCGTRIGHSFSDDEINEIRGMMNRVGLAIERLFMYEEIEHGRRLNRDIVNNVNEGIQFVQMDGSMLQMNGALAQLFDYHGWTEGYLIPQEHWTGHFIRMANESEELELFYQKAMSEHFIESSSMKYSIGRDPLKHVDMYAIPVFRRDTRVGTLFVHRDITREYELDVMKSELVSTVSHELRTPLSSVLGFTELLLTKTMKPEKQLKYLETIHREAQRLTDLINDFLDLQRMESGTQQYNQEPLNLSTLVFGVIDQYKLSGTHTFTYEDEAHNAEVEVDRDKIVQVMTNLFSNAIKFSPGASEIKVSLHNEAERIIVQIQDHGLGIPKNQIGQLFQKFRRVDNSASKRIGGTGLGLAICKEIIEKHKGSIGIESEEGEGSTVWFSLPVLHTAGSRHEDEPVKLNADKEQKPNVMIVEDDYSLSLLLSEELKGKGFRVIHHYHPQQAFEQALRTPFVAIVVDLMLGEELDGWDLIRMLKNDTRTAPVPIIISSALDKTDKIMMDKVQKYLTKPYPPNELTGTLQEIVDNSRQGTGEVLFPDSSHTAEQ, from the coding sequence GTGATAAGAAGCAGCCTTGGTAAAATGAGCATCAAAAACAAGTATTTCCGTATCATTGCCGGTCTGATCACACTGGTTCTTCTGTCAGGAACGGGCCTTCTTATTTACATTAATGCAGAACAGACCTCTCTGAACCGTGATCAGGACGTGCTGCAGCATAAGGCGGGTACTATCAATGAGATGGCGGTTACGCTGAATGAAGTATTCTTCCGGGCAAGAGGCTACAGTCTGCTCAAAAACGACAATGAGCTCCAGCTGACCTATGATGCGCTCGATAAGCTGAAAGGTGTTATCAGTGAGTACTCTGCGCTAAAGCTCTCCCCTGAGGAAGCCAGCTTCAAAGCGGATCTGGAGACCTTTGTGGACCAGTATCAGAATGCGACCCTGCCGAAGGCGATCAGCTTCGTGAAGCAGAATGACTATACAAGTCTGCGGGCGCTGGCCAGTGATGGCAACACCGAAGCGGTTAATGATTTTCTTACCTACACCAAAGCATATAAGCTGCGCTCTGACCGGCAGCTGAGCGATATAGTGGATCATTCCCTGAAGCGGGCCAATGAATTTACCCTGCTGGCCTTCGGCTTAAGCACACTGCTGCTGCTGCTGTTCACCCTGATGATCTGGCGGATTCTCAAGATTCTTATCGACCCGATTGTGAAGCTCGAGGCAGCCAGCAATTCGCTTGCGGCGGGAGAGGCCGTGCTGCTCGGGAAGTTGCACAAGCAGGATGAAATCGGGCGTCTTTATGAGGCGTTCCTCAATATGGCGCACAGCATCCAGGATAAAGAGGAAGAGCTGATGATGCAGAATGAGGAGCTGCATGCCCAGCAGGATGAGCTCCAGGATCAGCAGTTCAAGCTTGAACGCTCCCTGAGCGAAATCGAGAGCATGATGAAGGCGCTGGACCAGTCGTCCGCTGTAGCGATCCTCACGCCTAAGGGCATATTCAAGCATGCCAATGAGAACATGAGCGAATATACCGGCTACAAGAATGCTGAGCTGATCGGCTTCACGTTCAGGCTGCTCGATCTGAAGAATATGGATGCTGCCAGAATGCAGCAGATTACCGGCAGGCTGAGCACAGGCGGCGTTTGGAGCGACGAGGTGCAGGTCGGCATGAAGAACGGGACGCCGGTGTGGCTGCATATGACTATCATGCCGTATCTGAATGATGAGGGGCAGGTCTACCAGTACATTCTGATTGCGAATAACATTACCTCCATGAAAAATGTCCAGCAGGAGCTGGCGGAGACGCTCAAAAAAACCGAGCAGACCAAGACGATGCTGGAGCGCAGCAATCAGCTTAACCATGACATCACCTATACGCTCGACAAGCAGGAATTCGCCGAGAAATTTATCGAATTCATGAACAGGCAGTATGCGTTTGACTCCAGTGTATTTTTCCTGGTCAAGGATCAGATTACAGTGGTCAAGGGCGTTCCGCAGGCGAACGTTGACCGGTATCTGGGCAGCGAGAGCGGCAATATGCTGTACCGGATGCAGTCGGAGAAATCCTATATCACCAAACGTCCCGCGACGGAGCGGGAGCAGGGGATTGCGCCTGAGCCGGTCCACTCCTTTGATTATTATTCAACGGTTGTAAATGCCGATAACGAAGTGATCGCCGTATTCTGCGGGACACGGATCGGGCATTCCTTCAGTGATGATGAGATTAACGAAATCAGAGGCATGATGAACCGGGTAGGGCTGGCCATCGAGCGCCTGTTCATGTACGAGGAAATCGAGCATGGACGCAGGCTCAACCGCGATATTGTCAATAATGTCAACGAAGGCATCCAGTTTGTACAGATGGACGGCAGCATGCTCCAGATGAATGGGGCGCTTGCCCAGCTGTTTGATTATCACGGATGGACCGAGGGCTATCTGATTCCGCAGGAGCACTGGACCGGGCACTTTATCCGGATGGCCAATGAGTCGGAGGAGCTGGAGCTGTTCTACCAGAAGGCTATGTCCGAGCATTTCATTGAATCCAGCTCGATGAAGTATTCCATCGGCAGGGATCCGCTGAAGCATGTGGACATGTATGCCATACCAGTGTTCCGCCGGGACACCCGTGTCGGGACGCTGTTCGTGCACCGCGATATTACCCGTGAATATGAGCTGGATGTGATGAAGTCGGAGCTGGTCAGCACAGTCAGCCATGAGCTGCGGACACCGCTGTCGAGCGTACTGGGCTTCACCGAGCTGCTCTTAACCAAGACGATGAAGCCGGAGAAGCAGCTGAAATATCTGGAGACCATTCACCGGGAAGCCCAGCGGCTGACCGATCTGATTAATGATTTTCTGGATCTGCAGCGGATGGAATCGGGCACCCAGCAGTACAACCAGGAGCCGCTGAATCTCAGCACGCTGGTCTTCGGCGTCATAGACCAGTATAAGCTTAGCGGCACACATACCTTTACGTATGAGGATGAAGCGCACAACGCCGAGGTTGAGGTTGACCGCGATAAAATTGTTCAGGTGATGACGAACCTGTTCAGCAATGCAATCAAGTTTTCGCCGGGAGCAAGCGAGATCAAGGTCTCTCTGCATAACGAGGCTGAACGGATTATCGTGCAGATTCAGGATCACGGGCTGGGCATTCCGAAGAATCAGATCGGCCAGCTGTTCCAGAAATTCAGAAGAGTGGACAACAGCGCGTCCAAGCGGATTGGCGGAACCGGCCTGGGGCTGGCGATCTGCAAGGAGATTATTGAGAAGCATAAGGGCTCCATCGGCATTGAGTCGGAGGAAGGGGAAGGATCAACAGTATGGTTCAGCCTCCCGGTGCTGCATACGGCAGGAAGCCGCCATGAGGATGAGCCGGTGAAGCTGAATGCGGACAAGGAGCAGAAGCCGAACGTAATGATTGTCGAGGATGACTACAGCCTGTCGCTGCTGCTGTCGGAGGAGCTGAAGGGCAAGGGCTTCCGCGTAATCCATCATTATCACCCGCAGCAGGCCTTTGAGCAGGCGCTCAGGACGCCTTTTGTAGCGATTGTTGTTGATCTTATGCTGGGTGAGGAGCTGGACGGCTGGGATCTGATCCGCATGCTGAAGAATGACACACGCACCGCGCCTGTCCCGATTATCATTTCCTCTGCCCTGGATAAGACGGACAAAATAATGATGGATAAGGTGCAAAAATATTTAACCAAGCCGTATCCTCCGAATGAGCTTACAGGCACTCTGCAGGAGATTGTGGACAACAGCAGGCAGGGAACCGGAGAAGTGCTCTTTCCGGACAGCAGTCATACAGCTGAACAATAA